A stretch of DNA from Desulfomonile tiedjei:
AAAAAGTAAAGCTCTTCCAGTGAACGAGCTTCCAGCGCTCTGCGGGAGAACTCAAGGCTCAAGACAATAATTCTTTCCCGGGAAATCGCGGCGGGATCTCGCGGGTCTTTTGCCTGCACTGGAACCTGGCCTGGTATACCTGGGACTTGCGAAGCCATATCTGTTCCTTTACCAGAAGATCGACTCTTTATGAAAGCCTTCGAGAATGCCTTCCACGGACCGGCTCCAAAGACTCGTTCGCGGTGAATCCACAACCAATTTGCCGGTCATTCCAAGAGGGATTTTGCGGTCTACATTCCGAAAACTTACTGAACATCGGAAGAGGGCTTCCAAGGGGACGTCCGTACGATCTTCTCCTCTTGCCTCAATGGCCATGTCCCCCCCAAAGCGACTCGAGAACGGCATATCTCTGAGGTCCTGCTCCCCGTAAGGTCTAATCTCTTCAATAGTGCCCGTCAGGATTATTCCCGATCCCATTCGGAACCAAATCCTGACGTCTTGGCCGGTGTGAAGTTTGGGAAGATCCTTTGCCGGAACGAGAGCATAAACGGTGCAGTCTGTCAGGGATTCGAACTCGCCCACCACTACCCCTTCACCCGGCTGAAACCCGGTTTGCAACCTGTAATCCATGTTAGTGACCACCCCTTCAAAAGGGGCCACTATTCCGTTTTCGGCCAGGGCAAGGTCTCTTCTAATACGGTCGGTCTTGTGATCCAATTTGCGCAGTTCTATCTCCTTGCTTGCAGCCTCGCCCCGATGCCCCGGATCCAAAAGAAGATACTTTACTTCAGTACGCAATATCTCCCGCCGAATTTCGTTTTCGAACAAAGCCAGCTTCAAAAGGGAATCGTCCAGCGTGAATAACAGAGCCCCCTCTGAGGCTTCTTTGCCCTCACGGATAAAAACATCCGCTACCGAGGTCTGGAGAGGCACAGTCAGCTTCTGAACCTTGGCCGATGCCAGGTAGCATGGGTAAATAGACCTTCTCGGCAGCGGGGCCACCAAAATCAGGACGATAGCGCAGACCAGAGCGGAAAAAACCAAGACGCCCGATGGCTGCGGATGGATCTCTTTGCGCTTCGAATATAGGGTTCGGACGCCCTTGGTCAAGGGAATCACAATGAACAACACGAATGCGAGAGAAGCCAGAATCAGGCCCAGGAGCTTGTCAAAACGATAGTAAACACCCACACATATCATGGTGTACAGAAAGAGCCGATACAAGAAAGCGCACACCCCGTAGATCGAGAAGATAATGACCTCTCTGGGCGTTGTAGCGGGGTTTACAAAGAGGGAAATCCCGAGCACCCTGTTCATGAACAGGTACTTTACATAAGCCAGGGCCCTCGTGGACAGATTTGGCAGTCTGAGCCAGTCCATGAGGATGAAATAGCCGTCAAACCTCATGAGGGGATTGCCGTTGAACAAAACCGTCGAAAAGAAAGAAACGGCCATAAGGTAAAAGGCCAGTGAATTGATGACCCCGGGATTTGTGAAATACCAAACGTATGTGGCCGCAATTGCCAAGGCGCCCTCGACCAAAATACCCGCCGCGCTTATAGCTATGCGCTGCTTGCGATCGGCTAACTGCCATGCGTCCGTGGTATTGCAGAACAGGCATGGGAAAAAGATAAGGAACGCCACTCCCATCTCCGGGACATGAATCCCGAAACTTTTCGCCACGTAAGCGTGAGCAAACTCATGCAGCAATTTCGTAAGAGCAAGGGTTATCCATAGATAGATGAGGTTCTCCAGGTTGAAGAAAAACAGGTACTCGGTTTCTGTCCCGGCAAGCCCTGAGATGAGGCAGTAAATGGCTCCGGGCAACGCCAGGGCAAACAAGCCGATAGTGAACTTGTTGGCAAACAATTTGGCTATCCAGAGCGTCTTTTCCAGAAATTTGTCGGGATTTAAGAGGGGAATAAACATGAAATAGATGCTCGCCCAGCGCCTGGCTTTCTTGGAGGCTTCAATTTGTTGCTTGAGGTGCTCCTGAAACATCGCGGTGCCGAATTTAGTGCCCAGGACGAGGCCCATCTGGGCTGCCTTCGCCACAATTGCCCCCGCCTCCTCAAGCGAATAATAATAGCCCATGACTGCCAGTCGCTCTGTAGCCTCCTCCAGAGTACGATTACCATCGAGGGTCTTCAAAAGGCGGTATTCATAGACCGAAAGGTAAAAATACTTCCCCGAGACAGGGTCCTTCAGGACCACGGTGTCTCTGTCCTCCACATCGTCGTACTTGTGCGCCTGAAGGTCGACTCGAAACTTGATCCGTCCTTCCATGCTCGACTCCTCGCAGGATCATCGTTATTTCAGATTTGTTGTGCGTCCAAAATTGTCAACAAGCGCTGGTAATTGCAGCTTCCAGTCAATAAGCGATCAAGAGATGTCGGAGGGGCTTACCTAGGCCGTTTCTCCAGGCTCCATGTCATTGATCAGACATCGATTCTTGATAATTCGTTCCCATTGAACTTTGTAGAGCGGCCAGGGTCGCATTGGCCTCGCCAAGCGCCCGTATTCTCATGATTTTGGCCTCAAGCAACTCGGCTCTCGCCTCCTCCGCCATGAGCCTTTCCACATCCTGCATGGAGACCCTCGCCTCTACTGCATGCAGGACCTTTCGAAGGCTGGCCACACTGGATTCCGCATTTTCCAGCTCATCCATCCCGTCGAAGTACTTTAAGGCTGCCAGGCGGACCTGGGAGGTAATCCCCAGTGCTATGGCGCTCATTTCTCTCTCCGTCTTCTCGGATTTGATCCGGCTGGCTTTGGACTCGTCGACATTGGCCAGCCATTCTACCAGGTCGAAATAAATCGATATACCAACCTCTTTCCAAGCGGGATCGTACAGGAATTTATCTTTGTCTCGCGCGTGTCGCCAAAAACCGGTAACCCTTGGGAAATACTTGACAATCGTGCGCTTCAGATCGTTCACGGAACTCAGGTGAGCAAGGCCTGCCTCGTAAGCCTCGGGCCGTCTACGAACTGCTATCATTTCCAATTCGCATAACTCCGAACTGAACCTCGGCCTGGAAAGGGCCCCTTCGAGCCGAAATCCTCCATCTATGCAATAATCGGGTGACAAGGCCATTGCCGAAGCAAGAATGTTTCGTTCATTCTCGATGTCGTTGCGGATCTTCCCCAGAAGCCTCTTCGCCCTGGAGGTTCTCTGTTCCGCTCTGTGGTACTCTTCGACTTTACCCAATCTATCTTGGAGCAATTGTTCCGTCTTGTATAGCATTCCTTTCCGGAGTGAGAAGAGGTTCTCGGCCAGAGGCAAGACCTCTTGAAGGGCGAGAAGACGAAAAAAGGAGGAGTCTACCAGCTCCACGAGTTTTTGGGCTATCCTGAGCTTGTGATAACGAGACTTTGTCGTTTCATTGGCGCTGCTTTTAGTCACATAATAGGCTAGAGCGGCATCCGTCGGGCTCCACCGGGTCTCCAAGACATAATACCAGGTGCTCCTCTCGTGCCCGGTGGAAAAGCTGGTGACTCCGGGTTGGGCACCGCCGAGGTTTTGCTGTTGATAGCGTGGATGGGCGCCTTCCAAGCCAAGCACGTCGCTGTAAGAATAGCGCAGATTGCTTCTCTCGCTTAGGTCACCGGAAAAGATAAAATGTGGAAGGATCCTGGTCCGATTGCTGTACTGAATCGCCTGTTGGGTCAATTCCTCCAGGCGGGCGGCCTGCAAGTCCAAATTGTTGCCCAGCGCAAGAGTTCTGCAATCTTCCAGGGTCAGAAATCGTTTACCTGTCACCGTTGTAGCGGGCTTGACTCGATGATTAATTAGCGTCATCGCGGAATTGGAGTCGGTGACCTGCACATGATTTGCAGGGCGGAATCCGTTGAGCAACGACGCCCGACATGACGCCAGCAGCGAAACGAGCAGGCACAGGCTTATTAGCGCAGCTTTCTTGTGAAATCCCTGAAGCGGGAACATCATGGAGACCTCATTGGACGGACTCCAAGGCCCCGCTCATACCTATGGCAAGCTGCTCTTCAGCATTATTCATCAGTACGAAGATCTTTTGGGTGCCGGTTTTCGGATCTATGATCGGTTCGATTTTGTCGACCTCACCTACAAATTGCCTTCCGGAGGAATCATTAAACGCGGCTTTCGCCCCTTTTTTGAAAAGTGGCATAAGATTTTCAGGCACGTATGCCACGGCGTAGACCTTGCTGCTGTCGACCAAAGTAAACATCTTCTCAAGCGAGCCCACCGCCTCAAAAGGCTCTTTGTACCTAATGGCCAAATAACCGGAAAAGGGGGCTTTGACCTGGCAGGCTTCCAGGTCGAGAAGCGCCTGCTTGAGCAATGTCTCAGCCTCATGGATTTTCTGTTCGGTGATTTCAGCCTCCGCCTCGGCCCTCAACAACTCCTGCACGCTGCTTGCGTCCAATGAAACGAGCTTCTCTTTTATTTCCTTATCTTTTTGCGCTCTCTTCAAGGCTATTCTAAAAGCATCCAGACTTTGCTTTGCTCTCTCCACCCCCAGCGCATAGCGTTTCTTGGAAATCTCGGCTATGATGACTCCTTTCTTAACGTGATCGCCAACTTCGAAATTGTAGTGCTCAATGATACCGCTTACCTCCGCGGCTATAGCAGCGCTGCGGAACGGATTAATAATTGTGGCTTCGATTTTGCCGAGAGTAGTCTTCTGTTGGCTTTGGTCTAAGAAGTCTGGTGGTTCGATCTGCTTAAAAGGCTCGGGATCTCCAGGTGTTATCAGTACCGAAGGGGCCTTTTCCACGGAATAAGCGGAACTGGTCATGGTCAAGGCGCTAGGGTGGGTCTTTTGGTCGGCAGGGACACTGAAGGCTGAGGAAGCGGAATTACCTATCCGTGGCTCCGAGCAACCGGGGTCCGGGAGAGAATTTCTTGCCTCATCTGCAAGTGAGAACTGTCCTGAACACAAAAAACACAGAGCGGCCACAAAGCAAACAGAAAAACCTTTTCGTGGCATCTTTCCATACCCTACCATTGCAATAAATAAACTTCTTACTAAAAGAACCGAACCTAGTGAACATAATCGTTTGGGTCTTTATCCCATCCACGTCGGCGCTTGTCAAGCAGAAAACCATTATCCCGCCTTGCCGGAGTGGCTGTGATGCACATCCGGGTCACTTTGTTTTTTGTTGTCTCATCTTCCTGACAAGCCTGTCTCTGTGTTCAATTGAGTCTGATGACAGTTTCTTCAACGTTTTCGAATCACGCGTATCCCTTAACTTAATAATTCCGGCGTACTTGCCTTCAACGTATGTGTTCTCTATGAGATAAGCTACCAACAGTGCCTTTTCCTCTGTGAGATAACCCATTCGAAGTTGCTCAAAATTTGTATGTATTCGCGCGGCAAAAGCTTCCAATGCGTCTAGTGGCGAAGAGTCACCAACTTCAAATGCTTCGGGGTGCTCGGCAGCAGCGAGCATCAGTTCCCTCACCGCATCTTCATGAGCGGTTTCTTCTTCTGCAAGTCGTTCCCAGAATACTTTGCTGCTAGGGAAAGTTTCCGCGCATGACCTGTAGAAATTCGCAATAGTCCCCTCAACCTGGGCCATTACCTTCATAATTGGCATGATGCTCTCTAGATTCGGGCTTGACATGATCATAACTCCTTCCATTGCTTGATGCTGCCGAAACCCATTTTCTTGGCCCAACACGGACAGCTATTAATCGGAGACCTCCGCGCTGTGCCATGTGCACCAGGATTTCGCACTGATCTGTATGCAGGTTTCGTGCCAAATACGCAGCGAGGAGCCCCGGCAAAAAACAGACTGGCACGACCGCAAAGTTATGGCAGTTCAGCAACTTACCACTCGCACGAAGGTTCCGGCGTGTCAGACCATTTCCCGCTTTCGCGAAATAAGAAGCCATCGCGCAACTGGGAACGGCTGGTAGTAATTCATTGCTGTTTAATGAGACCGACGAAGCGGGCATCGGGGCTTATACTTACTAGGCCCCGAAATATCAAGTTGACGGATCACCTGAATAGAGGCTATTCTCGATGAAAATTTCCGGCCGCCAATCACCTTGGACCCGCGGAGGTGACTTCGCGGGCAAGCGTGAAATTTCGTACCTGTGGCCGCTCAGTACGAGCCTGAAAATAAGCGGATTTGATCGAACGGAAATGCAACATGTTGAAATCGTGTGTCCTTAGCACCATCAGAACCTTTGGTTACGATGTTAGAAAACAAACGCAGTTATCCAAATTGCTTGCAGTGCATGAAAAAGCTATTCGAGGAGAGGTCCGCGACTCAGGATCAAACTCGTCGCCCGGAGTCGCGCCGTACCCGGGGCACCTGGGATCA
This window harbors:
- a CDS encoding HlyD family efflux transporter periplasmic adaptor subunit, with translation MEGRIKFRVDLQAHKYDDVEDRDTVVLKDPVSGKYFYLSVYEYRLLKTLDGNRTLEEATERLAVMGYYYSLEEAGAIVAKAAQMGLVLGTKFGTAMFQEHLKQQIEASKKARRWASIYFMFIPLLNPDKFLEKTLWIAKLFANKFTIGLFALALPGAIYCLISGLAGTETEYLFFFNLENLIYLWITLALTKLLHEFAHAYVAKSFGIHVPEMGVAFLIFFPCLFCNTTDAWQLADRKQRIAISAAGILVEGALAIAATYVWYFTNPGVINSLAFYLMAVSFFSTVLFNGNPLMRFDGYFILMDWLRLPNLSTRALAYVKYLFMNRVLGISLFVNPATTPREVIIFSIYGVCAFLYRLFLYTMICVGVYYRFDKLLGLILASLAFVLFIVIPLTKGVRTLYSKRKEIHPQPSGVLVFSALVCAIVLILVAPLPRRSIYPCYLASAKVQKLTVPLQTSVADVFIREGKEASEGALLFTLDDSLLKLALFENEIRREILRTEVKYLLLDPGHRGEAASKEIELRKLDHKTDRIRRDLALAENGIVAPFEGVVTNMDYRLQTGFQPGEGVVVGEFESLTDCTVYALVPAKDLPKLHTGQDVRIWFRMGSGIILTGTIEEIRPYGEQDLRDMPFSSRFGGDMAIEARGEDRTDVPLEALFRCSVSFRNVDRKIPLGMTGKLVVDSPRTSLWSRSVEGILEGFHKESIFW
- a CDS encoding TolC family protein; the encoded protein is MMFPLQGFHKKAALISLCLLVSLLASCRASLLNGFRPANHVQVTDSNSAMTLINHRVKPATTVTGKRFLTLEDCRTLALGNNLDLQAARLEELTQQAIQYSNRTRILPHFIFSGDLSERSNLRYSYSDVLGLEGAHPRYQQQNLGGAQPGVTSFSTGHERSTWYYVLETRWSPTDAALAYYVTKSSANETTKSRYHKLRIAQKLVELVDSSFFRLLALQEVLPLAENLFSLRKGMLYKTEQLLQDRLGKVEEYHRAEQRTSRAKRLLGKIRNDIENERNILASAMALSPDYCIDGGFRLEGALSRPRFSSELCELEMIAVRRRPEAYEAGLAHLSSVNDLKRTIVKYFPRVTGFWRHARDKDKFLYDPAWKEVGISIYFDLVEWLANVDESKASRIKSEKTEREMSAIALGITSQVRLAALKYFDGMDELENAESSVASLRKVLHAVEARVSMQDVERLMAEEARAELLEAKIMRIRALGEANATLAALQSSMGTNYQESMSDQ
- a CDS encoding efflux RND transporter periplasmic adaptor subunit — encoded protein: MTSSAYSVEKAPSVLITPGDPEPFKQIEPPDFLDQSQQKTTLGKIEATIINPFRSAAIAAEVSGIIEHYNFEVGDHVKKGVIIAEISKKRYALGVERAKQSLDAFRIALKRAQKDKEIKEKLVSLDASSVQELLRAEAEAEITEQKIHEAETLLKQALLDLEACQVKAPFSGYLAIRYKEPFEAVGSLEKMFTLVDSSKVYAVAYVPENLMPLFKKGAKAAFNDSSGRQFVGEVDKIEPIIDPKTGTQKIFVLMNNAEEQLAIGMSGALESVQ